The genomic window GGCCGCCCCATCCTGGTGGTACCATCACCCCATGTCGGGGGAGCGGCGCGGCGAGCGGTGCCCGCGCACTCCGCTTCCGAGCAGCGCCGTCAGCCGGGCGGCGGCGCGACCAGCGCGGGGCACCAGCCATAGCCCGGTACCGCGGGGGCGCCGTGCGGATCTCCCGTGAGTGAGGCTCCGTCCGGCGTCGTCAGGAGCTCGGTGCCCGCGCGCATGGACCGACTCCCCTGGGCCCGGTTCCACACCAGGTTGGTGGTTGCGCTCGGCACGGCGTGGGTGCTCGACGGCCTCGAGATCACGATCGCGAGCCTGGTCGGGCCCGTGCTGCAGAGCCAGCACTCGCTCCACCTGAGCAGTGTCGACGTGGGCAGGTCTGCCTCCGTCTACCTCGTCGGGGAGGTTGCGGGAGCGCTGTTCTTCGGCTACCTGTCGGATCGGCTCGGCCGCCGCAAGCTCTTCATCGCCACCCTGGGCCTCTATCTCGTGGCGAACGGTTTGACCGCGCTCGCGTTCACCTACGTGACGTTCGTGTTCTTCCGCTTCTTCGCGGGCGCGGGCATCGGTGGTGAGTACGCCGCGATCAACTCCGCCATCGACGAGCTCATCCCCGCGAAATACCGCGGGCACACCGACCTGGCCATCAACGGGACGTACTGGCTCGGCGCCATCATCGGCGCGCTCGGGGAGTACGTCCTGCTCGACCCGAGGATCCTCCCGCTCGACCTCGGCTGGCGCATCGGCTTCTTCCTGGGCCCGGTGATCGGCGGCCTGATCTGGAGGCTGCGAGGCGCGCTGCCCGAGAGTCCGCGCTGGCTGCTCACGCACGGATACGCCGAGGAGGCCGAGCGCACGGTGGCGGAGATCGAGCGTCAGGTCGAGGCATCGGGCCACCGGCTGACGCCCGTCGACGAGCGCCAGGCCCTCGAGGTGCGGACGCAGCGCCCGCTGGCCTACGTCGCGCTGGCCAAGGTGCTCTTCGGGAGATATCCCGCGCGCTCGGTGCTCAGCCTGACCCTCATGACGAGCCAGTCCGTCCTCTACAACGCGATCTTCTTCACCTACGGCCTCGTCCTCACCCATTTCTACGGGGTGCCGGCTCCGGCGGTGCCGAAGTTCTTCTTCGCGTTCGCGGCGGGCAACCTGCTCGGTCCGCTCGCCCTCGGACGGCTCTTCGATACGATCGGCCGCAGGCAGATGATCGCCGGCACCTACGCCAGCTCCGGCCTGCTGCTCGCCCTCTCGGGCTACCTGTTCCAGGTCGGCGCGCTCGACGCCGCGACGCAGACCGCGCTCTGGTCGGGCATTTTCTTCATCGCTTCGGCGGCGGCGAGCTCGGCCTACCTGACCTGCAGCGAGATCTTCCCGCTGGAGATCCGGGCGCAGGCCATCGCGTTGTTCTTCGCGATCGCGCAGGTCTGCGGGGCGGCGGGTCCGTGGATCTTCGGTCACCTGATCGGCGACCAGCAGCACCCGGACCCCACGCGCCTCTTCTACGGCTACCTCTTCGCCGCGGTCATCATGGTTCAGGCCGGCGTCGTCGAGGCGCTGATCGGCGTGAAGGCCGAGCGGATGCCCCTGGAGGACATCGCGGCGCCCCTGTCCGCGGTCGGAGGCGTGCCGAAGAGCAACTACGAATGAACGCTCCGACCGGCCTCCGCCCGACTACCGCGTGCAGAGGCGCCCGATCAGCTCGAGGAATCGCTCGGGGTCTGCCGGCTTGGGCAGGACGGCAGCTGCGCCGAGGCGCGACGCCTGAGATGCGAGAGGATCGGCGGACAGGACCACGACGGGAATGGACGCGAGCTCACGGTCGCTGCTTTGCGCCGCCCGGAAATCCCAGCCGCTCATCCGGGGCATCATCAGGTCGAGCACGATCAGACACGGGTGCACGTCACCCTGGCGCAGCAGCCTGAGTGCCGACACGCCGTCCCCCGCCTCCGCCACGCGGTAGCCCTCGGCTTCGAGAAGAGCGACGAGTGCCTGGCGCACCTCGACGTTGTCCTCGACGACCAGGACGGGAGCCGCGGGCCGCTCGGCAGTCATCCAGAGCTGTTTCGGCTCACGTCGTCGATCCCTCAAGGGCCGCCTTCCCGCCGACGATCGGTTCAGCAACGAACGACGTGGCCGGTCCCCCGACAAGTTTGTAGCTCCCGCTCGACGCGCGCCATACCGGCAAGCGGCAAGGCAAGCGGCTGCTCCTTCTCACGTGGAGGGGTGAGAACAGCCTCCGGATTGTGGTGAGGGCACGAGCCCACGGGCTGTACCTTCCACAGCCCTTCGCGCGCGCCCTCCCTCGGCACGGTGCCTGCAGACACCCCCTGCGAACTCCACGTTGATCCGGGCCGCGGCCCATGTCCGCATCGGCGGGCGCGGCTGGCAACGCGGTGACCGGAGGAAGGGAGCGACCCATGTTGAACCCACGGCTCGCGAAGCCCACCCGGACGCGCGGGCAGCAGGAGGAGTTCGCACGCCTTCCCTTGCTCGACGGCGTGCATGTGTTGGTGGTCGATGACGACCAGGACGCGCGGGAGGCGGTCGCGGCAGTGCTCGAGAGCTGCG from Deltaproteobacteria bacterium includes these protein-coding regions:
- a CDS encoding response regulator, producing MTAERPAAPVLVVEDNVEVRQALVALLEAEGYRVAEAGDGVSALRLLRQGDVHPCLIVLDLMMPRMSGWDFRAAQSSDRELASIPVVVLSADPLASQASRLGAAAVLPKPADPERFLELIGRLCTR
- a CDS encoding MFS transporter, which codes for MDRLPWARFHTRLVVALGTAWVLDGLEITIASLVGPVLQSQHSLHLSSVDVGRSASVYLVGEVAGALFFGYLSDRLGRRKLFIATLGLYLVANGLTALAFTYVTFVFFRFFAGAGIGGEYAAINSAIDELIPAKYRGHTDLAINGTYWLGAIIGALGEYVLLDPRILPLDLGWRIGFFLGPVIGGLIWRLRGALPESPRWLLTHGYAEEAERTVAEIERQVEASGHRLTPVDERQALEVRTQRPLAYVALAKVLFGRYPARSVLSLTLMTSQSVLYNAIFFTYGLVLTHFYGVPAPAVPKFFFAFAAGNLLGPLALGRLFDTIGRRQMIAGTYASSGLLLALSGYLFQVGALDAATQTALWSGIFFIASAAASSAYLTCSEIFPLEIRAQAIALFFAIAQVCGAAGPWIFGHLIGDQQHPDPTRLFYGYLFAAVIMVQAGVVEALIGVKAERMPLEDIAAPLSAVGGVPKSNYE